A DNA window from Paenibacillus andongensis contains the following coding sequences:
- a CDS encoding putative polysaccharide biosynthesis protein yields MTKETKDSLVKGTLILTVAALIARFLGVFQRIPLVHLLHEEGMGSYSIAFNLYSILLVVATAGIPSALSKMVSEKYAIGRPAEAERIYRAAIWFAIVAGVVMTAILYVFAPIYAEQISHGGPDATLATRAIAPAMLFFPLIAIMRGYFQGRQNMMPNGISQVVEQVFRLVTSIGLAFILLNISLGWGVAGASFGGVMGGIAALAVMLYYALKLKRRDAQSNIAAEQIAEGSTQLPQSHAPIRYSEIYRSLLKLSIPIVIFSVTVTLVYAIDTSIIIPLLEGTIGRSEALGLVGIIGGRAQSLAGIPIILAIALSQSVVPIISAAYSRKDLKQVGHQTTRVLQLSILSGLPAVLVIAIAARPLDFFMFGHEDTAFGMSHGPHMISLLTLGAMFQIVMQTSGAVLMGMGRMKPLMMHVAVGIAVKLAGSFLLAQWFGIYGIIGSTGLCFIVMSWLNLRSLRQEVDFNILGRRFIGLLLSIVVILIFGLGAEWLTHTYVHPTPWYRLNEGINAVLVCGFSAALYPLMLMATRVVTKDDVKNFPAPVQKLIGKVSRLIKRS; encoded by the coding sequence TTGACGAAGGAAACCAAAGATTCTCTAGTAAAAGGGACGCTCATTCTCACCGTGGCCGCGCTAATAGCGCGGTTTCTCGGCGTTTTCCAGCGAATTCCGCTGGTGCATTTGCTTCATGAGGAAGGAATGGGCAGTTATTCCATTGCTTTTAATCTATACTCGATTTTACTTGTTGTAGCAACAGCCGGTATCCCCAGTGCACTAAGCAAAATGGTGTCCGAGAAATATGCGATCGGAAGACCTGCAGAAGCGGAGCGGATTTATCGCGCGGCCATCTGGTTTGCAATCGTTGCAGGAGTTGTGATGACGGCGATTCTATATGTCTTTGCGCCGATCTATGCCGAACAGATTTCACATGGTGGACCAGATGCCACACTAGCTACCCGCGCTATTGCGCCGGCCATGTTGTTCTTCCCGCTGATTGCTATTATGAGGGGCTATTTCCAAGGTAGACAAAACATGATGCCTAACGGGATTTCACAGGTTGTGGAACAAGTATTCAGGCTCGTCACCTCAATCGGACTGGCATTTATTTTATTGAACATCAGCTTAGGTTGGGGAGTTGCGGGTGCATCTTTCGGAGGGGTCATGGGAGGGATCGCGGCACTTGCTGTTATGCTTTACTATGCCTTGAAGCTGAAGCGTAGAGATGCGCAGTCGAACATAGCGGCCGAACAGATAGCTGAGGGAAGCACCCAATTGCCACAATCACATGCGCCAATTCGTTATAGTGAAATCTATCGCAGCCTATTGAAGCTATCGATTCCGATCGTTATTTTCTCAGTGACGGTTACACTTGTATATGCAATCGACACTTCGATCATTATCCCGCTCTTAGAAGGGACCATTGGCAGAAGCGAAGCGCTTGGACTTGTTGGTATTATAGGAGGACGTGCCCAGTCCCTGGCGGGGATTCCGATTATTTTGGCCATCGCGCTAAGCCAATCCGTCGTTCCCATCATCTCAGCGGCCTATTCCCGCAAAGATTTGAAACAGGTTGGCCACCAGACAACAAGGGTGCTTCAGCTCTCGATTCTTTCTGGGTTACCAGCCGTATTGGTAATCGCCATTGCTGCCCGTCCTTTAGACTTCTTCATGTTCGGGCATGAGGATACCGCATTTGGCATGAGTCACGGTCCTCATATGATTTCACTGCTCACATTAGGTGCAATGTTTCAAATTGTGATGCAAACATCGGGTGCTGTCCTGATGGGCATGGGCCGAATGAAGCCGCTGATGATGCACGTTGCCGTTGGTATTGCGGTCAAGCTAGCTGGGAGCTTCTTGCTTGCGCAGTGGTTCGGCATCTATGGAATCATTGGCTCAACCGGTCTTTGTTTTATTGTCATGTCTTGGCTCAATTTACGCTCGCTTCGTCAAGAAGTCGACTTTAACATCCTCGGACGTCGTTTCATCGGCTTACTGCTTTCCATCGTTGTCATCCTCATCTTCGGTCTAGGGGCAGAATGGCTTACACATACGTATGTGCATCCAACTCCCTGGTATCGACTAAATGAAGGCATAAATGCTGTACTTGTTTGCGGCTTCTCGGCTGCCTTGTATCCATTGATGCTGATGGCAACACGTGTTGTAACGAAGGATGATGTGAAGAACTTCCCAGCGCCAGTGCAAAAGCTAATCGGCAAAGTAAGTCGTCTTATCAAACGTTCTTAG
- a CDS encoding peptidoglycan D,D-transpeptidase FtsI family protein has translation MKSSIMDDPKKKEITKKRHFSFRINIFFFLTFVLFSILIVRLAILQFVQAKDLKAAENTNTNQTTSIAPIRGNIYDSTKSPLAYTIPVQSLFFRIEPGQQNKDEVIALAQRLKTEVFDKYAKPNSVSPTPEEIVLAMDLGYDINKNKVKDPSYYWVPRRIKADLSKGEMAYLLEHRDEFKWLEVTEESIRTYEMDDDNKTTIATHLVGYLKSFSTQTAKDIYKDSPTSEEYLNSENVGFDGIERMYQDELRGKNGSRKYPVNAAMKIIGRAEVTAPVKGNNLYLSINKDIQKATERILEDHIKYLRSPTHANDLYMKTGMKASSGFAVAMEVDTGRVVTMANYPDYDANAWTGGISPDIYKEIGTYISNGSIMTAKSKYPDEKENAKHPSSIVFMGSTIKPLSVLIGLKEKLFGAYENYYDSGSFSFGKGGSSTITNSGKAAYGYIDAAGAIEHSSNTFMSEKVGIPFYLKYGGETPKVTAKWAEYLAKFGMGVKTGSGLPGEFAGSNDFIKNAQKDSYQSAMVYASWGQNEKTTTLQLAQYTATLASRGKRMKPLFVDEIRNYQGELVKKIEPEVIEDFSSEFAKEDWNTIIHGMKSGAEGIDELPFNVARKTGTSTQAVSGGSVENAVFIAFAPVENPKLAVAVVVPEGGFGRYGASPIAAKIFQAYDAANDGILTKLGGGKRPW, from the coding sequence ATGAAGTCATCCATTATGGATGATCCGAAGAAAAAAGAAATTACCAAAAAGCGGCACTTTTCGTTTCGGATCAATATATTTTTCTTTCTAACCTTTGTATTATTTTCGATCTTGATCGTGCGATTAGCTATCTTACAATTCGTTCAAGCCAAGGATCTTAAAGCGGCAGAAAATACAAACACGAATCAGACCACGAGTATCGCTCCTATTCGAGGCAATATCTACGACTCTACCAAATCTCCTCTTGCTTATACGATTCCTGTTCAGTCCTTGTTCTTCCGTATTGAACCCGGCCAACAAAACAAAGATGAAGTAATTGCGCTTGCTCAGCGGCTAAAGACCGAAGTTTTTGATAAATATGCCAAACCGAATTCGGTCAGCCCCACTCCGGAAGAAATCGTTCTAGCGATGGATTTAGGTTACGACATTAACAAAAATAAGGTGAAAGACCCAAGTTACTATTGGGTTCCGCGGCGGATTAAAGCAGATTTGTCCAAAGGGGAAATGGCTTATTTACTAGAGCACCGAGATGAATTTAAATGGCTGGAAGTGACGGAAGAGAGTATCCGTACTTATGAAATGGACGATGACAACAAGACGACGATAGCCACACATTTGGTTGGATATTTGAAATCATTTTCTACGCAAACGGCCAAAGATATTTATAAAGACAGCCCAACTAGCGAAGAATACCTGAACTCAGAAAATGTCGGTTTTGACGGCATTGAACGCATGTATCAGGATGAGCTGCGCGGTAAAAATGGGAGTAGGAAATATCCCGTCAACGCGGCTATGAAAATTATCGGAAGAGCCGAAGTGACAGCGCCTGTCAAGGGGAATAATCTCTATCTTTCGATTAATAAAGATATCCAGAAGGCAACCGAGAGAATACTGGAGGATCATATCAAATATTTACGCAGCCCGACTCATGCCAATGATCTGTATATGAAAACAGGGATGAAAGCCTCCTCTGGTTTTGCCGTTGCGATGGAAGTGGATACAGGGCGTGTCGTTACGATGGCGAACTATCCGGATTACGATGCTAATGCATGGACGGGAGGGATTTCGCCGGATATTTACAAAGAAATTGGTACGTATATTTCCAATGGCTCCATCATGACAGCTAAGTCCAAATATCCGGACGAGAAGGAAAATGCGAAGCACCCGTCTTCCATTGTATTTATGGGTTCAACGATTAAGCCTTTGTCGGTATTAATCGGACTTAAAGAGAAATTATTCGGCGCTTATGAGAACTACTACGATTCAGGATCGTTTAGCTTTGGTAAGGGTGGGTCAAGTACCATCACAAATTCGGGTAAAGCTGCTTACGGGTATATTGATGCTGCTGGGGCTATTGAACACTCTTCTAACACATTTATGTCCGAGAAAGTGGGTATTCCCTTCTACTTGAAATATGGGGGAGAAACACCGAAGGTCACAGCGAAATGGGCAGAATATCTTGCGAAATTTGGCATGGGCGTGAAAACAGGAAGCGGTCTCCCAGGTGAATTCGCGGGTTCCAATGATTTTATCAAAAATGCTCAAAAAGACAGTTACCAATCCGCTATGGTCTACGCTTCATGGGGACAAAATGAAAAAACGACTACACTGCAGCTTGCTCAATATACAGCTACTTTGGCCAGTCGCGGGAAACGTATGAAGCCTCTTTTCGTAGATGAAATCCGAAACTACCAAGGTGAACTAGTTAAAAAAATTGAGCCAGAGGTTATTGAAGATTTTTCCTCTGAATTTGCTAAAGAAGATTGGAATACCATTATCCATGGGATGAAAAGTGGTGCCGAAGGCATTGATGAATTACCTTTTAATGTAGCACGCAAAACAGGTACATCGACGCAAGCTGTATCGGGAGGTTCTGTAGAAAACGCGGTGTTTATTGCATTCGCTCCTGTAGAGAACCCGAAGCTAGCTGTTGCTGTTGTTGTGCCGGAAGGCGGATTCGGACGCTACGGAGCATCCCCGATTGCAGCCAAAATCTTTCAGGCATATGATGCGGCGAACGACGGTATTCTGACGAAGCTCGGCGGCGGGAAAAGGCCGTGGTAA
- the asnB gene encoding asparagine synthase (glutamine-hydrolyzing) yields MCGITGVMYFEDREPTTAMLQQMTDVIVHRGPNDSGFWTDNRIGLGFRRLSVIDLKEGHQPLANEDDSVWIIFNGEIYNYKALRSMLQERGHQFRTQSDTEVIVHLYEEYGEECVKYMRGMFGFVIWDKKKKQLFGARDHFGIKPFYYHVNDRQFLFGSEIKSLLAADGMNRLIHTDSLLNYLTFQYVPEPNTMFHGIHKLPPGHTVKITFDGEMSINKYWDPMFEPEDRPFDYYVEQIRETLKDSVKLHMVSDVDRGCFLSSGIDSTAIATHMRNIEPIRTFSVGFEGANNETPIAAQTAAALGTEHYDKIITQDDFFGTMPKAIWHQDEPVADPSAIALYHVAKLAREQVTVVLSGEGADELFGGYRIYREPQSLRPIDQLPTSVKRMLNRFARMLPSSVKGRNYLLRGTTPLEERFLGNAKIFSEDMKAEVLRLDNEMLRAYKNPVQIAGDYYNKTKHLDPVSRMQYIDMNLWMPGDILMKADKMTMAHSLELRVPFLDKELFEVARRIPAKYRIANGTTKYIFRKAMEGIIPDPILNRPKLGFPVPLRDWMKGSMGDMVLELIKSSGIEDYIDINAVERMLHKHRNNQGDYARRIWTIYIFALWHVTFMEELPKKVLAAY; encoded by the coding sequence ATGTGTGGTATTACGGGTGTCATGTATTTTGAAGATAGAGAACCAACCACTGCAATGTTGCAGCAAATGACAGATGTTATTGTTCATCGGGGTCCGAACGATTCCGGTTTTTGGACGGATAATCGGATTGGGCTCGGCTTTCGCCGTTTGTCCGTTATTGATCTAAAAGAAGGGCATCAGCCATTGGCCAATGAGGATGATTCCGTATGGATCATTTTCAACGGGGAGATTTATAATTATAAGGCTTTACGCAGTATGCTGCAGGAGCGCGGGCATCAATTCCGCACGCAAAGTGATACGGAGGTTATCGTTCACCTCTATGAGGAGTATGGAGAGGAATGCGTCAAATACATGCGCGGCATGTTTGGCTTCGTTATTTGGGACAAGAAAAAGAAGCAGCTGTTCGGAGCGAGAGACCACTTCGGCATTAAGCCGTTTTACTATCATGTCAATGACCGCCAGTTCTTGTTCGGCTCCGAAATTAAGAGCTTGCTGGCTGCGGACGGCATGAACCGGTTGATCCACACGGACAGCTTGCTGAACTATCTGACCTTTCAATACGTGCCGGAGCCTAACACGATGTTCCATGGCATACATAAGCTTCCCCCAGGGCATACGGTCAAAATAACGTTTGACGGAGAAATGTCAATAAATAAGTATTGGGATCCCATGTTTGAGCCGGAGGATCGTCCGTTTGACTATTATGTGGAGCAAATTCGTGAAACATTGAAGGATTCGGTCAAGCTCCACATGGTTAGTGATGTGGATCGCGGCTGCTTCTTGTCGAGCGGGATTGACTCGACGGCGATTGCTACACATATGCGGAATATCGAACCGATCCGCACGTTCTCCGTTGGCTTCGAAGGCGCCAACAATGAAACGCCGATTGCCGCTCAAACAGCTGCGGCACTAGGCACAGAGCATTACGACAAAATCATCACGCAGGATGATTTCTTCGGCACGATGCCGAAGGCGATCTGGCACCAGGACGAGCCTGTCGCCGATCCTTCGGCCATTGCCCTTTATCACGTGGCGAAGCTTGCACGTGAGCAAGTGACGGTTGTTCTGTCCGGCGAAGGCGCGGACGAGCTGTTCGGCGGCTACCGCATTTATCGCGAGCCGCAATCCTTACGTCCGATTGACCAGCTGCCGACATCGGTGAAGCGCATGCTGAACCGCTTTGCTCGGATGCTGCCAAGCAGTGTCAAGGGCCGCAACTATTTGCTGCGCGGCACGACACCGCTTGAGGAGCGTTTCCTCGGCAACGCCAAAATTTTCTCCGAGGATATGAAAGCGGAGGTGCTGCGTCTTGATAATGAGATGCTGCGCGCCTATAAGAATCCAGTGCAAATTGCTGGCGATTACTACAATAAGACGAAGCATCTTGATCCAGTGAGCCGGATGCAGTATATCGACATGAATCTATGGATGCCTGGCGATATATTGATGAAGGCTGACAAGATGACGATGGCACACTCACTCGAGCTGCGTGTTCCTTTCCTTGATAAGGAACTGTTCGAAGTGGCACGCCGCATTCCGGCCAAGTACCGAATCGCGAATGGAACGACGAAGTACATTTTCCGGAAGGCCATGGAAGGTATCATCCCTGATCCGATCTTGAACCGTCCGAAGCTAGGCTTTCCGGTACCGCTGCGTGATTGGATGAAAGGTTCGATGGGCGATATGGTTCTGGAACTAATTAAGTCCAGCGGAATTGAAGATTATATTGACATCAACGCTGTGGAGCGCATGCTGCATAAGCATCGTAATAATCAGGGCGATTATGCTCGCCGCATTTGGACCATCTATATATTTGCCCTCTGGCATGTGACATTCATGGAAGAACTGCCTAAGAAAGTGCTCGCTGCTTACTAG
- a CDS encoding DUF456 domain-containing protein: MITLGWTLVILLFVVGMIGAVYPVLPGVLAIYGAFFIYGWLISFEPFGFWFWLIQSLIVIIIMVADYAVGALGVKKFGGSKAAIIGSTIGLIIGPFVIPAFGLLIGPFLGAVIGEVIMGTSWKKAISAGVGSVLGFFASSAVKIALQLAMIIIFFIWVF; this comes from the coding sequence ATGATCACCTTAGGCTGGACATTAGTTATCCTTTTATTTGTAGTGGGTATGATCGGTGCGGTTTATCCGGTGCTGCCTGGTGTGTTAGCGATTTATGGCGCTTTTTTCATCTATGGTTGGTTGATCAGTTTTGAGCCGTTCGGATTCTGGTTCTGGCTTATCCAATCCTTGATTGTCATTATCATTATGGTGGCCGATTACGCAGTAGGTGCGTTAGGGGTAAAGAAGTTTGGAGGCTCTAAGGCAGCTATCATTGGTAGTACAATTGGTCTTATCATTGGGCCTTTTGTTATTCCAGCTTTCGGCTTACTCATTGGCCCCTTCTTAGGCGCAGTGATTGGTGAAGTCATCATGGGTACGTCGTGGAAAAAGGCGATAAGTGCCGGTGTCGGCTCTGTACTCGGTTTCTTTGCAAGCAGTGCGGTGAAAATTGCGCTGCAGCTGGCGATGATTATTATCTTTTTTATCTGGGTTTTTTAA
- a CDS encoding Cof-type HAD-IIB family hydrolase, translating into MGSYKLLALDMDGTLLDDDKKISVENREAIQEATEAGKIVIMSTGRGAASAMPYIQELGLTSPLVVVNGGEVWESPSKLLKRTLLPAETVRNLHRLAQTYDCWWWAYSVEGVFNRESETMDIDSQEWLKFGYYTENMEKLQQIREIVEGWGTLEITNSHPSNIELNPLGISKASGVETVCQLLGISMSEVIAMGDSENDIAMIRAVGLGVAMGNAQDEVKRIADITTVTNNEHAIAKVIRTYML; encoded by the coding sequence GTGGGATCTTATAAATTACTTGCCCTCGATATGGACGGCACCTTGCTGGACGATGATAAAAAAATATCAGTTGAAAACCGAGAAGCGATTCAGGAAGCGACTGAAGCGGGTAAGATCGTTATTATGTCTACTGGACGCGGAGCTGCAAGCGCTATGCCTTATATTCAGGAGCTTGGACTTACCTCACCGCTTGTCGTGGTAAATGGTGGTGAAGTATGGGAGTCTCCGTCTAAATTACTTAAGCGGACTCTGCTTCCTGCTGAGACGGTACGTAATTTGCATAGATTAGCTCAAACGTATGATTGTTGGTGGTGGGCTTATTCGGTAGAAGGTGTGTTCAATCGCGAGAGCGAAACCATGGACATTGACAGCCAAGAATGGCTAAAGTTCGGTTATTACACCGAAAATATGGAAAAATTGCAGCAAATCCGGGAAATCGTTGAGGGATGGGGAACACTCGAAATAACAAATTCCCATCCTTCTAATATTGAACTTAACCCATTAGGCATTAGTAAAGCGAGCGGCGTGGAGACGGTCTGTCAGCTTCTAGGCATTAGCATGTCCGAAGTCATTGCGATGGGAGATAGTGAGAACGACATCGCGATGATTCGTGCAGTAGGTCTTGGGGTAGCTATGGGCAATGCACAGGATGAAGTGAAGCGTATTGCGGATATTACGACTGTTACCAACAATGAACATGCCATTGCTAAAGTGATTCGCACTTATATGCTGTAG
- a CDS encoding HAD-IA family hydrolase, which produces MRKPLQEYKMIYLDAGDTLLTIPAAQTILKQYLQLRSVDRDEAHISELFTEAFRLFYYVNKQDNFVVCSPESDREFWVNLYKYVLHKLGIHEEWTEEEIYTCCHELYDIYTAPEYYELFDDVKPFLDGLKSRGFRIGIISNFAPTLKAILEDKGILHDFDPVIVSTEVGLEKPDPAIFQLALDRAGLEAKDILYIGDHETNDIWAPNQVGIDAVRIIRYSYHTGEGIHSLLELFHEQAIA; this is translated from the coding sequence ATGCGGAAACCACTTCAGGAATATAAGATGATTTACTTAGATGCCGGGGACACTTTACTCACGATTCCAGCAGCCCAGACGATACTCAAACAGTATTTACAATTGCGATCTGTGGATCGCGATGAAGCTCATATTAGTGAACTATTTACGGAAGCTTTTCGTCTTTTTTATTATGTGAATAAGCAGGACAATTTCGTGGTTTGCAGTCCAGAGTCAGATCGCGAGTTCTGGGTTAATCTATATAAATATGTGCTTCATAAATTAGGCATTCACGAAGAATGGACAGAGGAAGAGATTTATACCTGCTGCCACGAGCTCTACGACATTTACACGGCACCCGAGTATTATGAATTGTTTGATGATGTTAAGCCATTCTTAGATGGTTTGAAGTCCCGAGGTTTTCGAATAGGGATTATCAGCAATTTTGCTCCTACCTTGAAAGCCATATTGGAGGATAAGGGGATTTTGCATGATTTCGACCCTGTCATCGTTTCAACAGAAGTGGGTCTAGAGAAGCCAGATCCGGCCATTTTCCAGCTTGCACTCGATAGGGCGGGGTTAGAGGCAAAGGATATTCTTTATATCGGCGACCATGAAACGAATGATATTTGGGCGCCAAATCAAGTCGGTATCGATGCTGTGCGAATTATCCGTTATTCTTATCATACAGGGGAGGGAATTCATTCCCTTCTTGAGTTGTTTCATGAGCAAGCTATTGCATAA
- a CDS encoding transglutaminase domain-containing protein yields the protein MTDMTWLQSTSINVISIVIVLTLVGSVVQGFFRGGSGSAKHLLSMLVEAVIVILSMFIAWKGVQWVSPVIQTWLKGQNLQIPSVEISMLKQTYYTVMTSIRDFPLLRFGVLFLLGYMIVKQLLNLLVDPLLGSWLANRDPYRERSSSFISSVSGGAIGSIAGLARALILIAVLFIYVTLFPHSMITPYIESSQMYQKGAKEVISPFTGDFIADKVPVFTRAVEQEFTNILQRKYEVLDAKIPGNIADAAKEVTASGKTDEEKAKLLYKWVGSRIKYDWDKVNLYEEKRIWKEQTPEDTFNTKEGVCIDYSRLYAQMARSIGLDVKVVTGLGYDGQGSYGPHAWNEVYLKESDRWVPLDSTWVASGGNWFNPPNFDQTHVKDA from the coding sequence ATGACGGATATGACGTGGTTACAATCAACTTCGATAAATGTAATATCCATTGTGATCGTTCTCACACTTGTAGGCTCTGTCGTTCAAGGGTTTTTCCGGGGAGGCTCAGGTTCAGCTAAACATCTTCTGTCTATGCTCGTGGAGGCGGTTATCGTCATTCTGTCCATGTTTATCGCGTGGAAAGGGGTCCAGTGGGTATCGCCTGTGATTCAAACCTGGTTGAAAGGGCAGAATTTACAAATTCCATCCGTAGAGATCAGCATGCTTAAACAAACTTATTATACAGTGATGACGAGTATCCGTGATTTCCCGCTGCTGCGTTTCGGTGTATTGTTTTTACTTGGCTATATGATCGTGAAGCAATTGCTGAACCTATTGGTTGATCCGTTGTTAGGAAGTTGGTTGGCCAATCGAGATCCTTACAGGGAGCGCAGCAGCTCTTTTATTAGTTCTGTCTCGGGTGGAGCCATTGGTTCTATCGCAGGACTCGCTAGGGCGCTCATTCTTATCGCTGTGCTTTTCATTTATGTAACGTTATTCCCGCACTCTATGATTACACCTTACATTGAATCGTCACAGATGTATCAAAAAGGCGCCAAAGAAGTTATTTCACCCTTCACGGGTGACTTCATTGCCGACAAAGTGCCCGTGTTCACACGTGCTGTCGAACAAGAATTTACGAATATCCTGCAGCGTAAGTATGAAGTTCTGGACGCGAAAATTCCAGGCAATATTGCAGATGCGGCCAAAGAAGTAACCGCCAGCGGGAAGACGGATGAAGAGAAGGCCAAGCTGTTGTATAAATGGGTAGGCAGCCGCATCAAATATGATTGGGATAAGGTAAACCTTTATGAAGAGAAACGAATCTGGAAAGAACAGACGCCAGAGGATACCTTCAACACCAAAGAAGGGGTTTGTATAGACTACTCTAGGCTATATGCACAGATGGCCAGATCCATCGGTCTTGATGTGAAAGTTGTCACGGGGCTAGGCTATGACGGGCAGGGCAGCTACGGGCCTCACGCTTGGAATGAGGTTTATCTGAAAGAGTCGGATCGCTGGGTACCGTTGGATTCTACCTGGGTGGCAAGCGGAGGCAACTGGTTCAATCCGCCTAACTTCGATCAAACACATGTTAAGGACGCTTAG
- a CDS encoding MFS transporter, translating to MRTAIWLYLFMFVAFFDLHAQYPILSPFALSLGAAPSFIGLIMGVYSITHLPGNLIAGYGVDKYGSKIFIVFSLIVAGIILLFQSNVKDPWHLLYIRSISGFVLAFLSPACLSLLARIAKDRIHQSKLMAGNGLIHTLASVVSPAAGAVLVAKIGFTTAFSVLGWILIVTGILAIFGVKEKQLLAQTGSKSPILDHHGHGMLSHESDLPASVTIPWLFFLIPMALSCSQGILFFELPLMKSARESILTSGVFFTLISLGALLSISFWFLNKIPPFIRTVCGSLSLAVVFFGLAIQWPVPLAVSLFLIGMAKGVIYPALAALLAGITSSNRYGRVFSLLSISYSVGAFIGPMMAGQLRDHISSYFIAFFILMLALSLLPLRTFKTPITT from the coding sequence ATGCGAACAGCTATTTGGTTGTACTTATTTATGTTTGTTGCTTTTTTTGATTTACACGCGCAGTACCCAATTCTTTCTCCCTTCGCCTTATCGTTAGGAGCAGCTCCTTCTTTTATAGGGCTAATTATGGGCGTATACTCAATTACACACTTGCCTGGGAATCTAATCGCTGGCTACGGCGTAGACAAATACGGAAGTAAAATCTTTATTGTCTTTAGCCTGATTGTAGCAGGGATCATCTTACTTTTTCAATCCAATGTGAAAGATCCTTGGCACTTGCTATACATTCGTTCGATTAGCGGATTCGTACTCGCCTTCTTATCCCCTGCCTGCTTATCGCTGCTTGCACGCATAGCCAAGGATCGCATCCACCAAAGTAAACTGATGGCTGGCAACGGTCTCATACATACCCTTGCTTCCGTGGTATCTCCAGCAGCAGGCGCTGTATTAGTTGCCAAAATCGGGTTTACAACAGCCTTCTCCGTCTTAGGTTGGATTCTTATTGTCACAGGCATTCTTGCTATCTTCGGTGTGAAAGAAAAGCAGCTCTTAGCCCAAACAGGGAGCAAATCCCCTATCTTAGATCATCATGGTCATGGCATGTTGAGTCATGAATCAGATCTACCCGCCAGTGTAACGATTCCATGGTTATTCTTTCTCATTCCGATGGCACTCTCCTGCTCACAAGGCATTCTTTTCTTTGAGCTTCCACTTATGAAGTCGGCCAGAGAGTCTATCTTAACGTCCGGCGTTTTTTTCACTTTAATCAGTTTAGGCGCCCTGTTAAGCATCAGCTTCTGGTTCTTAAATAAGATTCCGCCGTTTATCCGAACGGTTTGCGGAAGTTTATCGCTTGCGGTCGTTTTCTTCGGTTTAGCCATTCAGTGGCCAGTACCGCTCGCTGTTTCCCTTTTCCTAATCGGAATGGCGAAAGGTGTCATTTACCCCGCTCTTGCTGCCCTTCTTGCCGGTATAACAAGCAGCAATCGATATGGACGCGTCTTTTCCCTTCTTTCCATTTCCTATTCCGTTGGCGCCTTTATCGGTCCGATGATGGCCGGGCAGCTTCGAGATCACATTTCCTCTTACTTCATCGCGTTCTTCATCTTAATGCTGGCACTTTCCCTCTTACCGCTGCGCACATTTAAAACGCCTATCACGACGTAA